In the Streptomyces spororaveus genome, AAGGCCAAGGCGGAAGCGGAAGCCAAGGCGGAGGCGGAAGCCGAGACCGAGGCTGACGCGGAGACCGAGCCGAAGCCGGAGGCTGACGCAGAGGCCGAGCCGGAAGCCGGGGCAGCGAAGCCCGAGGCAGCCGAGGCGAAGCCCGAGGCCGAGACCAAGTAGGACAAGGGCACAGCGGAACGGCCGGTCCCCCACCCGGGGGACCGGCCGTTCCGTCGTACGGGGCGGGCGAGGCCTCAGCCCTGGCCGCGCAGCGCGGTGAAGCCCGGATGGGCCGCATCCGCCGCGGCCGGGCCTCCGCGCGAGGCGACCAGCCTCGGGGTGTACTCCTCGATCAGCCTGCCGTTGAAGTCGTACACCCGGCTCTTCCCGCCGCCCTTGCCGTCGATGACGACGAACTTCACGCGCTTGCCGTCCTGGACGAGCCCGTACGTCCAGCCGTCGTGGTGGACGCTCGGCCGCCACAGGTCGATCGTGGCCAGGGCGCGTCCCTTCGGCGTGGAGAGCTCGACGCGCTTGCCGTGCGGGCCGTCCACGAGCACGGCGATCCGCCCGTCGGGCAGGGTGAGCCGCACCGCGCTCTCCTTCCTGCTCTCCCGCTGCGCTCCGTCCATCCAGGTGGTGACGGTGCCGTTCGGCCGCAGTACGACGTGCAGGCCGTTGTTCTGCCCGTACGACGCGGCGGCGCCCTTGCTGACCAGCGTGTCCAGCTTCGTGGAGCCGGCGTAGATGTCCGCCTCGAAGTGGTTCGCGCCGACCCTGTGGACCTTGGCGACCGACCCGTCGGCCAGCTTCACGGTGGTGACGTACGCGCGGACGCCCGGAGCCGGCTCCGTTACGACCGGCGAGGCCGCGAAGGCGGACCCGACCGGGAGGGCCAGGACGGAGGCCGTGCCGGCGAGGACGGCGGCGCTGCGGAGGGTGGTTCGGCGAGTGGTGCGCATGTGTGGGCTCTTCTCGTGTCTCGTACTCGTACTCGTTCGTGCTCGTGCTCGGTCGTGCTGCGTGACGGTGGGGCGAGTACGAAACTACGGACCCGATATGTGCGTATTCCATCGAGAATGTAACGGAACGCCGCAGAGCGGCACACAGCCTGGTAAATCAGACACAAGGCAAGATCGGAAACGGGGTGGGGACAGCCCCTCCGGGATCCCCTAAGGGATGTCACAGGTCAGCCGCAAAGGGTGGCTGTTCCGGCTGCCCGTCCACCGATGCTCGCCGGACCAGGTACGTTCGATCACGTGGCTGGATTCAGGATCGGACGCGGCAGGGACAACGACCGCTCTCCGCAACAACCCCCGCAGCAGCAGCAGTCGTACGGCCAGCAGCAACCGCCGCCGTACGGTCGGCCGCCGTACCCTCCCGTCGGCGGCCCGCCACCGCAGCAGCAGTGGCCGCAGCCGGGCGCGGGAGGTCACGGTGAGCCGGAGTACTTCGACCCGTACGGGCAGCAGCAGCCGCAGGCGCAGCAGCCCCCGTACGGCCACGGAGGCCAAGGAGGCGGGGGCTACAACGACAACCCGGGACACACCCAGGTCTTCGCCGTCGGCGAGGACCCGTACGGCCAGGGGGCGACCTACCAGGCGGGTGCGGCCTCGGCCGCGCCGTCCGGGCCGCGGCTGCCGTGGAAGGAACTGCTCCGCGGCATCGTGACGCGGCCGGGGCAGACCTTCCTGCAGATGCGCGACTACCCCGTCTGGGGTCCCGCGCTGATCGTGACCTTCCTCTACGGGCTGCTCGCGGTCTTCGGCCTCGACGACGCCCGCGAGGACGTCATCAACGCGACCGTGCCGAAGGCCGTCCCGATCGTCCTCTCCGCCGGTGTGGCCTTCGTCATCTGCGGCCTGATCCTGGGCGCCGTCACGCACACCCTGGCCCGCCAGCTGGGCGGAGACGGCGCGTGGCAGCCGACGGTGGGCCTGTCGATGCTGGTCATGTCCATCACGGACGCGCCGCGCCTGCTGTTCGCCGTGTTCCTCGGCGGCGACAACATGGTCGTACAGGTGCTGGGCTGGGTCACCTGGGTGGCGGCCGGAGCCCTGTTCACCTCGCTGATCAGCAAGTCGCACGACCTGCCGTGGCCGAAGGCCCTGGGCTCGTCCGCGATCCAGCTGGTCGCCCTGCTGTCGATCATCAAGCTGGGCACGATCTAGCCCGCGCACGCACAAGAAAGGGCCCGCCGCGCACTCCACGCGCGGCGGGCCCTGTCCATGCTGTCGGCTAGGCGTCGAGGACCTGGCCCTCACGCTTGACGACGGGCGGTTCGACGGACCAGGGGAAGTTGATCCACTCGTCGGTCTTCTTCCACACGTACTCGCACTTCACGAGGGAGTGGGACTTCTCGTAGACGACGGCGGAGCGCACCTCGGCGACGTGGCCCAGGCAGAAGTCGTGGACGAGCTTCAGCGTCTTGCCGGTGTCGGCCACGTCATCGGCGATGAGGACCTTCTTGTCGGTGAAGTCGATCGCCTCGGGCACGGGTGCCAGCATGACCGGCATCTCCAGCGTGGTCCCGACGCCGGTGTAGAACTCCACGTTCACCAGGTGGATGTTCTTGCAGTCGAGCGCGTACGCCAGGCCGCCGGCGACGAACACGCCGCCGCGGGCGATGCTCAGGATGATGTCGGGCTCGTAGCCGTCGTCGGCGATCGTCTGCGCCAGCTCGCGGACGGCGCGCCCGAATCCGTCGTAGGTCAGGTTCTCGCGTACGTCGCTCACGCCTCGTGCCTCACCTGGGTGCGGTGGAAGTTCTGGAAGGAGCGCGAGGCGGTCGGCCCGCGCTGCCCCTGGTACCTGGACCCGTAGCGCTCACTGCCGTACGGGAACTCGGCGGGCGAGCTGAGCCGGAACATGCACAGCTGCCCGATCTTCATGCCCGGCCAGAGCTTGATCGGCAGCGTGGCGAGGTTCGACAGCTCCAGGGTCACGTGACCGGAGAACCCGGGGTCGATGAACCCGGCCGTCGAGTGCGTCACCAGCCCGAGCCGGCCCAGGCTGGACTTGCCCTCCAGCCTGCTGGCGATGTCGTCGGGCAGCGAGATGACCTCGTACGTCGACGCCAGGACGAACTCACCGGGGTGGAGGATGAACGCCTCGTCACCCTCCGGCTCGACCATCCGCGTCAGATCGGACTGCTCGGTCGCCGGGTCGATGTGGGCGTAGCGGTGGTTCTCGAACACCCGGAAGAACCGGTCGAGACGTACATCGATGCTGGAGGGCTGCACCATCGACTCGTCGAACGGGTCGATGCGAACCCGTCCGCTGTCGATCTCGGCCCGGATGTCTTTGTCAGAGAGAAGCACGTCCCGAGGATACGCAGAGCGCGCGGGCCACCCCCAATCGAGAGCGGCGATCCGCGCGCCCGGCCCGGCGACTACCGCTTCGCGCCGCCCACGGGCACGGCGTGCCGCAACCGCGCACACCGCGGACACCGCAGCAGCCGCCCGGGCCCGATCCGGCCGGCACCGAGGTGCTGCAGCGGGAAGGAGGCGGTACTGAAAACGTGCCCTTCGGCACAACGGACGACGGTGTGCTCCATCGAGTCCCTTTCCCCAACGAGCCGTACTACGACGAATCGCCACATTAGGGGATGATCGGCACCCACTCCAGCCGCCGCTCCGCAGCACACGGTACGCCCCAACTCCCGCACCCACACGTGCCGGTGTAAGCCACACACGACAACGACCCCGCGGCAAATTCACCGGGGGTCGATCATGGGGTAGAGTGAGCAAAACCAGGGATCCAGGCAACTGGCCCTAGGTGCGGATGTAGTTTAATGGTAGAACATGAGCTTCCCAAGCTTATAGCGCGGGTTCGATTCCCGTCATCCGCTCCATGACAAAGCCCCAGGTCAGCGACCTGGGGCTTGTTCATTGTCTAGACCTCTCGGCCCTCGCCGTGCCCCAACTCCCGCGAATGCCTTGGCAGCAGCCCTGCTTGAGCCTGCTCGATCAGGCTTGCCGCTGCGCTCGGGCGTTACGTGGCACCAGAAGCCCGCCCATCGCGGCAGCTGTGATCACAGCCGCGACGACGGTGAGGGCGAGCCATCCGGCGGGAATGGCGACATGGGTCTCCATGCCGACCAAGAAGGCTACGGCCGCTGCGATACCCCACCCGGTTCCGATGACTCCGCTCATGACGATCAGCAAAGCGGACATGGAGGACGCCAGTCGGCGACGCCACCAGGAACTGGCACCCACCGCACCGAGCATCTGGTACTCGCCCCTCAGATCGGAAGTCCAGAGGCTGACCATGGCCGCGACGATCACCATCGTCGTCAGTGCGGAGATCGCGGCGACCAGTGGTTGGAGTCGTTCCACTGCGCTGACCACCGAGGGTCCGGATTCCACGGCGACCGTGGAATCCGCCTGCACGTCCGCCGGAAGGGCCCGCAAGACATCCTGCTGCTTGAGTTCGGAGTCGGCAGTGAGAAGGTAGGTCTCCGCGCCGACAGGGATAATGCGGGAAGCCCGTGCACCCGCAGGACTGACCACGACCGCAGGCAGCTGCTGGTACTCCTCGGCTCCGGTACTCCGCAGCCGGATCAGAGGCAGCTTCACCGTCGTCTCAAGAACGAAGCCGTTCCTGTCACGGACCATGGCCACGAGCTCCACGGTGTCCTTCAAGCCGGCCGGCGTGACCGCAACGGCTGCCTCTCCGCTCTCGTACTGCCTGCGCTGCTCGTCGGTCATCTCCCCGGCGAGGGTCTGCGCCCCAGCAGTGTCTGCGATCGCGACGGCCGGGAAAGGGATCCGGGAAGCCGAGGACACGTAGCAGGGCTGCCAGTCGTTCTGTCCGTAGGACAACAGCCCTCTGTCGCTGATACAGCCGACGAAGTCGGTCCGAGGAGCGACCTGTAGTTGCTTGCCGTCGCGTGCGACCGCGGCACGCTGGTAGCCGGTGGATACGTCAGCGGCCCTGGTGGAACTCTTCAACGCGGCACGCTCCGCGTCACTCAGCGCACGCGGGGCCACGATGAGCGCGGACTTGCCGGGGAGCGACGGCTGATAGCTCTCCCGCTGCTTCTGAGCCACTGAAGCCGAGGCGATGAGTACGGTGGCGGACACGGCCGCGACCACACCGAGCGCGATCAACGTGGTCGCGGCCCGCACGGGGAACGCGAGCAGGGATCGCGCGGCGGTGCGCAGCAGGGTCGGCAGGGGGAGGTACGGGATGTCCGCTCGATGGGCGGCTACCGCAGAGAGACCCATCGCCGTTCCCGTAATGCCGAAGGTGAAGACGACGACGCCCAAGCCCGCGGTCAACGCACTGGCATCCGTCACCACCGCCGCCAGCCCGGCAACTGTCGCCACCACCAGGCAACCGCCGGCGGCAGCACGCACGCGCAGCCGACGGCTACTGTGGACGGGCGGAAGCGCCTTCAACAAGGCGATGGGATTTTCGCGCAACGCTGCCCGTGCGGGAAGGGTCGACACGACCACAGTGACGAGCACCGCCATTGCGACCAGGATCAGCGAAGTGAGCCAGGCTCCCTCCACCACACCCCAATCCGCACCCGCACGTTCGGCGAGCACGGGAGCGAGCAGATGAGCCGCAACCTGCCCGGCCCCGACACCGACGATGGATCCCACCAGGGAGACGCAGAGCGCGTGTGTCCTGAAGAACGCGGCACTCACCTGGGTCGGAGCACCGAGCGCGGCCAGCAGACCCATGTGCCGACGCTGACTGCGCACGACCACGGCGAATACGGCGGTCACCAGGAGCGCGATCTCTGCCAGCAGCCCGAATCCGATCAGCAACGCGGTGGAGTCCGTGGCATCGCTTTCCTCGGCGATGGCCGTGGCCTGGCTGCTGGGCGTATAGGCGTAGCCCGCGCTCTTCAGTTTTCCGGAGATCGCGGGAAGGTCATCCTGCCGCGGCAGGCCGACGAACCATCGGGGGCTCCCGACGTCCTTGGCCGACGTCATGGCGGCCCAGGTCTGGGGTCCACCCGGCGGGAGGATGACCAAGCGGTGGTTCAGGTCGACCCGGTCGGATACGAGGGCCGAGACGATGAGGCGGGCACTCCCGACCGACACCTGCTGGCCGACTTCCGTGACACCGACGGCCTTCGCCAGCGCGGACGACAGAGTGATGGTCCCGTCCTGGGTCGGGAAAGCGCCCCGGTCCTTGCGGTAGAGACCGGTGGTCAGAGGAGATGCCAGGTCGATCGCGCGCCCGTCGACGGTGCCCTGCTGCCCCTCCGGGCCGCGGATGGTCAGTCCGATGACGTCGATGTCGTAGGCGAGGCGCGTGCCGTCGGGTAGCGAGGCTGCCACGTGCGCCGTGGAGGCGGCCGGGTCTGCCGCGTTGTCCTTCCGCTCACCGGAGAGCGTGCTGATCCGGCCGTCTGCCGTGCCGTAGGCCATGGCCCTCGCCTCCGCGACCGAGACGCGGGAGGTAGCCGTCAGCGCCGCCACCGTCGAACCGGCCCCGACTGGTAGGGCGATGGCCAGGCAGACGAGCAGCGTACGGAAACGGCTGCGGCTCGCGAGGCGCCAGCCGAGCACCCAGGCCAAGCGGCGGCGGCCGAGGCGGCTCACGGTGTGTCCGCCGCGACGATACGGCCGTCCTGGAGTCGGACGACCTGGTCTGCGGCAGCCGTCACTTCCGGGTTGTGGGTCGCGATCACGCACGCGACGCCGCTGTTCGCGACCTCTCGCAGTAGTGCGATGACGCGCTCGCCATTCGCGGAGTCCAGGGCTCCGGTGGGTTCGTCGGCCAGTACCAGCGGCCGGTGGTCGGCGATGGCCCTTGCTATGGCCACCCGCTGCTGTTCCCCACCGGACAGCTGATCCGGGAACTTCCTCGCGTGCCCCTGGACGCCGGTCCGCTCAAGCGCCTCGGCCGCTTGCCGCCGTGCCGCCTTGCGCGCCATGCCGGACAGTTCCAGCGGGAGGCAGACGTTCTCCAGCACCGTCATGGTGCGGATGAGGTTGTACTCCTGAAAGATGTACGCCACCGAGCTGGCCCGAGTGCGGGTCAGCTCAGCCGGCCCCATCTTCGTGAGCACGTGCTGGGCCAGCGTCACGGTGCCGGAGGTCGCCTGTTCCAGGCCGCCTGCGATGTTGAGCAGCGTCGACTTCCCCGATCCGCTGTGGCCGACCACTGCGGCCAAGTTCCCGGGGTGGAAGTCGACCGTCACGGCGTCGAGGGCCACATGACGCGTCTCGCCCGTTCCGTATATCTTGTGAACGCCCTCAAGCCGGAGGACCGGTTCGAGCGGCCCTCCGGCTTGAGGTGCATTGGCTAACGCAGTGCGCATGTTCCGGAAACAACCTCTCGTGAATTCTGATGAGTTGTCATCGCGGAGCGCCCCGCGGTGAGCAGCAGGTGGCCGGAGCTAGGAAGCCTTGGTCTCCAGGATGGCCTGCCGCATGCTGAACCAGCAGAAGCCGTTCTGGGAGTACTTCCAGCCCCCCACCCAGGCGGTGTAGATGTCCGGCGCCCCCTTGCAGTCGGCACGGCCACGTGCCTGGCCACCCACGACGTCGCCGCAGGAGATCCACACGCCGTCGCTGTTCTCGCCGTAACTGCCCACGGCACAGTCCGCGTACACCGTATTGGCACCGGTCGGCGCAGCCTGCGCCGGCGCGGCAGCTGCCACACCGGCGAATGCGACGGCACTGATGCCGAGCGCCGCTACCTTACGCCCGAATTTGCCCTGTAACACGAGATTTCCCCCTCCGGGATGTTGGTACGGAAACGGATCTTCGGTCGTGCAGGAACGACTCAACCGCCCCCGAGGAAGCATCGGAACCGAGGATTGCGCCACATCGGGATTCCCGCGCCCCCTGCGACCGGAGTGAGAACTCCTTGCATGAGTCGGCAGCAGAAGAAAGTAGGCTGAATGAGCACCCCATCCCACCTGCGACACACGCCGAGCCATTGCAAACGCGACGCGCAACGACTCCGCGACGGCCGACCAACGACTCCCGCAGAACCCGACCGCACCATGCCTTCCACCCCTATTCTCCGTAGATTTACTACCTCCATTGAATGAGTCCGACCCACGACATCCCACGGAGCGGGTACGCGTACAACCGGAGGAGGCCGCAATTCCGGCGGCCTCTCACCAGCAGCCCTGGGACGAATTCTGGCGTGAACCACACGAGCTCGACAGCACGCGCCAGCCCGATCGGCGGTGGACGCACGTAGGGCTGAAGCCGGCCCAGGCGAGTGGCTCGCAGATTGCCGATTCCCAATCGCTCAGGGCAGCGCATGGAGTGAACGCGATGCGGCAAGCAGCGCCTACGGCGGAGGGCAGGAACGACGGCTTCCGTAGATCGGATGCGGCGAGCAGACCCGGCGGGGATCCGCCGCCAGCCGTGTGGTGGCGCTTCAAAGGCCGGGCCCCCAGCGGAACGCTCCTCTGGCGACCTGCATGCTGCGCATCTCGACCTGGCCGCCGCCTACCTCGTGAACGGTGACGCGGAAGGCGCCGGTATGGAACTCGCGGCAGCCCTCGACTCCCGCCCCAAGGCACGGCGCGCGGCCGTGTCATACCGTGCCAGTAGGGGCGGTGTACAGCGGTCAACAGGGGGCTGCCGAGGACATCCGGAACTGCACACCTGGCGGGTGTTACCGCAGGCCAGAGGGCATATCGACACCCTTAGCACCATTGATTCCCAAGCTTATAGCGCGGGTTCGATTCCCGTCATCCGCTCCTGGAACCGGGCTACGGCGAGAGCAAGGTTCTTGGATCGTCGACGTCAACTGTGATCTCGAATCCCGAGGTTGAGCTGAAGGTGGCCACGTTCCCGGAGAGCTGGATCCGATCAAACGGATTGGATTCCGTGAAGAAGACTGCCCAGCTGAGCGCGCGGTCGACAGTCAACCGCGCAATGAACCCCTCCGACCCGTGCGAACCCTCGCCGCCCCACAGCAGCCCCTCACTCCCCAGGTCTGCTGCGACCAGCCCATCGACCGAGGAGACCCAAGAGGGATCACTCTCCAGAATTTCATCAAGATCGAACGGGCCAAGCACCCTCAAACCACCCGGCGCGTCGGAGTCGAGGTCGACATCGCAGGACGTCCCATCCGCAAAATGCAGGGCATCTCTGATGGGAAGCCGAAAATCTTCCCATAGGCGTTCGATCGCGTTCATTTTGACGGTGCCGCGCCACCGGCGCTCTCCTGGAGCGGTGCTTCCCTGACAATCCGCGGCCGGCCGGCGCATGCCACCAGTGCCAGGCCGTCCTCGGTGAGGAAGAGGAGGAAGTGCCATGTCCGATCGGCAGAATCGATCAGCCCTACGCGCACTGGCCGCTCATGCTCGCTGAGGAGCCGCACTGCTCGTTCCAGCCCGATAGGTTCGACGCCATGCATCCTCATGCGCCGAAGCCGGCGCCGGAAGACCCCGGCATGCCGACCTGAGGAATGCGCAGCGTCTCCCACGCTGTAGGTGGCGCCGCTCCGGAGGGCAGCCACGGCGAGCGCGGCCGCCTCGTCGCCACCGGCCAACAGCTTTTCCAACGCATGCCGTTCCATGGGCACCCCCGCCGCGATCCTGCGGTACAGCAGCCACGTACCGCAACACAAAACCGAGTCCAGCCGGTTCGGCCCTACGCCGGACCGGTCCCGTCAGGAGGCCGTTCCGCGTAGCTCGGGGAGCGTGCCCGAGTCGTGGAGGACACGTTGCGTTGCTCCTCATTCCCGGTTCGGCGCCGTGCCGGGCGTCGTGAAGATCCGGTCCAGGTGGTGGCGGAGCACCGCGATGGCCGACTCCGGGCTCCGCTGGCCCACGAGGATGCTGGTGCCCATGGTCGCCGCCATCGCCAGCAGGCTGATCGCCTCCGTGCGCGCGTCGGCGCCCGGGTCGGCCAGGCCTGAGCTCTGCGCCTGTTCGATGAGGCCGGTGAGGGCGTGCTCCGCGGCGTCGGGGTTGTCGATGAAGGGCTGGGCGGCCAGCGCCTCGTCGGTGACCGACAGGATCGCGTACGAGCTGTACAGCAGGTGGAACGTGCGGCTCTCCTCGTCGGTCGGCAGCGAGGCCAGCAGCAGTGCCTCCACCGTGGCGCGCGGGCCCGGGTCCGGGCCCGCGGCGGCCAGTCGGGCGCCCACCCGCGCGGTGAAGCGGTCGGTCAGGTGGCGGAGGCCGTAGAAGAGCAGCTTCTCCTTGGTCTCGAAGTAGTACTGCACGAGCCGGAGCGACACTCCCGCCTCCGCGGCCACGTCGCGCATACCGACGGCGTGCAGTCCGCGCCGCCCCGCGACCTGGATGAGCGCCTCGGCGATCTGGGCGCGCCGCTCCTCGTGATCCACACGCTTCGGCATGTTCCCGTGTCTCCGCCTGTCGCCTGTCGATGGTGGGTTCGTGCTCCGCTGCCCGAACCCCTTCATGGTACCGATGTACCACATTGGTGATACGGTCGTACCACGAAGAACGGATCTTCACAGGAGGTGCCGCCGTGCCCGAGAACACCGCCCGCGTACGCCGCGATGTCGGCCGCTACGTCAACGACACTCTGCGCGACCGCTACTTCGCCGCCGAGGACGTGCTCCACGCGATGGGGGCACCCATCCGCTCCGAGACGGACGTCGAGACGACCTTCGGCACCACGCACGTCTACCGGTACGGGCCCGCGGACCCCGCCGCCGAATCCCGGACGCCGATCGTCCTGATCCACGGCGCGGCCTACTCCTCCGCCATGTGGTTCCCCAACACCCCCGGGCTCAGCCTCGACCGCCCCGTCTACGCCCTCGACACCCCGGGCGACGCGAACCGCAGCATCCACCGCGAGCCCATGTGGCAGCCCGAGCGCGCCGCGCAGTGGATGGACGAGGCCCTCGACGCGCTCGGCCTCGACCGGGTCCACCTCGTCGGCTCCTCCTACGGCGGCTGGCTCGTGCTCAACCAGGCCCACCGGCGGCCCGAACGGCTGGCCTCGGTCACCGCCCTGGACCCCGGCGGCCTGGAGAAGGTCGGCCTGCGCTTCTTCGTCTGGATCTTCATCAGCCTGTTCGCCACCTTCGCCCCGAAGGCGCTGCGTCCCCGGCTCGCCCAGTGGCTGGACCAGCCGGTCCTCGCCATCCCCGAGATGCGCAAGTGGATCCAGCTGGGCGCCCGCGCGTACCGGATCCGCCGCCCCGCGCCCCTGCCGCTGTCCGAGGACGCGCTGCGGTCCATCCGGACCCCGCTGTACGTGATCATGGGCA is a window encoding:
- a CDS encoding TetR/AcrR family transcriptional regulator; the encoded protein is MPKRVDHEERRAQIAEALIQVAGRRGLHAVGMRDVAAEAGVSLRLVQYYFETKEKLLFYGLRHLTDRFTARVGARLAAAGPDPGPRATVEALLLASLPTDEESRTFHLLYSSYAILSVTDEALAAQPFIDNPDAAEHALTGLIEQAQSSGLADPGADARTEAISLLAMAATMGTSILVGQRSPESAIAVLRHHLDRIFTTPGTAPNRE
- a CDS encoding FtsX-like permease family protein: MSRLGRRRLAWVLGWRLASRSRFRTLLVCLAIALPVGAGSTVAALTATSRVSVAEARAMAYGTADGRISTLSGERKDNAADPAASTAHVAASLPDGTRLAYDIDVIGLTIRGPEGQQGTVDGRAIDLASPLTTGLYRKDRGAFPTQDGTITLSSALAKAVGVTEVGQQVSVGSARLIVSALVSDRVDLNHRLVILPPGGPQTWAAMTSAKDVGSPRWFVGLPRQDDLPAISGKLKSAGYAYTPSSQATAIAEESDATDSTALLIGFGLLAEIALLVTAVFAVVVRSQRRHMGLLAALGAPTQVSAAFFRTHALCVSLVGSIVGVGAGQVAAHLLAPVLAERAGADWGVVEGAWLTSLILVAMAVLVTVVVSTLPARAALRENPIALLKALPPVHSSRRLRVRAAAGGCLVVATVAGLAAVVTDASALTAGLGVVVFTFGITGTAMGLSAVAAHRADIPYLPLPTLLRTAARSLLAFPVRAATTLIALGVVAAVSATVLIASASVAQKQRESYQPSLPGKSALIVAPRALSDAERAALKSSTRAADVSTGYQRAAVARDGKQLQVAPRTDFVGCISDRGLLSYGQNDWQPCYVSSASRIPFPAVAIADTAGAQTLAGEMTDEQRRQYESGEAAVAVTPAGLKDTVELVAMVRDRNGFVLETTVKLPLIRLRSTGAEEYQQLPAVVVSPAGARASRIIPVGAETYLLTADSELKQQDVLRALPADVQADSTVAVESGPSVVSAVERLQPLVAAISALTTMVIVAAMVSLWTSDLRGEYQMLGAVGASSWWRRRLASSMSALLIVMSGVIGTGWGIAAAVAFLVGMETHVAIPAGWLALTVVAAVITAAAMGGLLVPRNARAQRQA
- a CDS encoding phosphoribosyltransferase; the encoded protein is MSDVRENLTYDGFGRAVRELAQTIADDGYEPDIILSIARGGVFVAGGLAYALDCKNIHLVNVEFYTGVGTTLEMPVMLAPVPEAIDFTDKKVLIADDVADTGKTLKLVHDFCLGHVAEVRSAVVYEKSHSLVKCEYVWKKTDEWINFPWSVEPPVVKREGQVLDA
- a CDS encoding ABC transporter ATP-binding protein; its protein translation is MALDAVTVDFHPGNLAAVVGHSGSGKSTLLNIAGGLEQATSGTVTLAQHVLTKMGPAELTRTRASSVAYIFQEYNLIRTMTVLENVCLPLELSGMARKAARRQAAEALERTGVQGHARKFPDQLSGGEQQRVAIARAIADHRPLVLADEPTGALDSANGERVIALLREVANSGVACVIATHNPEVTAAADQVVRLQDGRIVAADTP
- a CDS encoding Yip1 family protein; its protein translation is MAGFRIGRGRDNDRSPQQPPQQQQSYGQQQPPPYGRPPYPPVGGPPPQQQWPQPGAGGHGEPEYFDPYGQQQPQAQQPPYGHGGQGGGGYNDNPGHTQVFAVGEDPYGQGATYQAGAASAAPSGPRLPWKELLRGIVTRPGQTFLQMRDYPVWGPALIVTFLYGLLAVFGLDDAREDVINATVPKAVPIVLSAGVAFVICGLILGAVTHTLARQLGGDGAWQPTVGLSMLVMSITDAPRLLFAVFLGGDNMVVQVLGWVTWVAAGALFTSLISKSHDLPWPKALGSSAIQLVALLSIIKLGTI
- the dcd gene encoding dCTP deaminase, producing the protein MLLSDKDIRAEIDSGRVRIDPFDESMVQPSSIDVRLDRFFRVFENHRYAHIDPATEQSDLTRMVEPEGDEAFILHPGEFVLASTYEVISLPDDIASRLEGKSSLGRLGLVTHSTAGFIDPGFSGHVTLELSNLATLPIKLWPGMKIGQLCMFRLSSPAEFPYGSERYGSRYQGQRGPTASRSFQNFHRTQVRHEA
- a CDS encoding alpha/beta fold hydrolase: MPENTARVRRDVGRYVNDTLRDRYFAAEDVLHAMGAPIRSETDVETTFGTTHVYRYGPADPAAESRTPIVLIHGAAYSSAMWFPNTPGLSLDRPVYALDTPGDANRSIHREPMWQPERAAQWMDEALDALGLDRVHLVGSSYGGWLVLNQAHRRPERLASVTALDPGGLEKVGLRFFVWIFISLFATFAPKALRPRLAQWLDQPVLAIPEMRKWIQLGARAYRIRRPAPLPLSEDALRSIRTPLYVIMGKHSLLVHPKRQLERVPRLVAGARAEIITATGHGPQIDHPDVVNARMLSFMEEADSLDPAPADA